A stretch of the Aegilops tauschii subsp. strangulata cultivar AL8/78 chromosome 4, Aet v6.0, whole genome shotgun sequence genome encodes the following:
- the LOC109750387 gene encoding defensin Ec-AMP-D2 has protein sequence MEAPRKLVSAALLLVLLLAATGEMGGPVAVAEARKCESLSHRFAGLCLRGHNCANVCRTEGFPGGKCRGASRRCFCTTHCR, from the coding sequence ATGGAGGCTCCACGCAAGCTCGTCTCCGCCGCGCTCCTCCTCGTGCTGCTGCTCGCGGCCACAGGAGAGATGGGAGGCCCGGTGGCGGTGGCGGAAGCTCGGAAGTGCGAGTCGCTGAGCCACAGGTTCGCGGGCCTCTGCCTGCGCGGCCACAACTGCGCCAACGTCTGCCGGACCGAGGGCTTCCCCGGCGGCAAGTGCCGCGGCGCCAGCCGCCGCTGCTTCTGCACCACCCACTGCCGCTAG
- the LOC109750392 gene encoding defensin Ec-AMP-D2-like: MEASRKLLSAAILLVLLLAGTGEMGGPVAVAEARTCEAKSHRFRGPCVRHRNCANVCKTEGFPGGKCRGFRHRCFCTTHCRQ, from the coding sequence ATGGAGGCTTCACGCAAGCTCCTCTCGGCGGCGATCCTCCTGGTGCTGCTGCTGGCGGGCACCGGGGAGATGGGAGGCCcggtggcggtggcggaggcGCGGACGTGCGAGGCGAAGAGCCACAGGTTCAGGGGCCCCTGCGTGCGCCACCGCAACTGCGCCAACGTCTGCAAGACCGAGGGCTTCCCCGGCGGCAAGTGCCGCGGCTTCCGCCATCGCTGCTTCTGCACCACCCACTGCCGCCAGTAA